The following coding sequences lie in one Apium graveolens cultivar Ventura chromosome 3, ASM990537v1, whole genome shotgun sequence genomic window:
- the LOC141713636 gene encoding ubiquitin C-terminal hydrolase 22-like — protein MSSQHHHHHHISCPHLPTFKSTHSFKSLSQCFLIKPLGRASIHQDPHDPPLCGSCFSPHRLYACLSCASLSCPRHVASHSSAADHPISVDIDRAELYCSLCSDQVYDLDFDCAVVIAHLTAGAHRKIKNVVKRRRIEYCNWVSDLEQKRVIENGAVVLPEIDSENVPYGLKGLNNLGNTCFMNSVLQALLHTPPLRNYYLSDRHNRFFCNEGNGKTAKKLCLSCDLDEIFGNVYSGDRASYSPAKFLYSWWQHAANLASYEQQDAHEFFISMLDGIHEKVDKDKRKPNSQGSGDCCIAHKVFSGILRSDVMCTACGFTSTTYDPCVDISLDLEPNHGGQTKTTSAKSHTSCNGEPVATNASQISGTSTLIGCLKSFTRPERLGPDQKFFCQQCKVRQESLKQMSIRKLPLVYCFHIKRFEHSPVRNMSRKVDRYLQFPFSLNMGPYLSSSILRSRFGNRIFSFDGDEPDPSNEISCEFELFAVITHSGKLDAGHYFTYLRLSNQWYKCDDAWITRVNENIVRSSQGYMMFYVQKTLYYKASEKQGPSEKLHEVGNCQG, from the exons ATGTCTTCACaacaccaccaccaccaccacatCTCATGCCCTCATCTCCCCACCTTCAAATCCACCCACTCTTTCAAATCTCTCTCACAATGCTTCCTCATCAAGCCCCTCGGCCGCGCTTCTATTCATCAGGACCCACACGACCCCCCTCTCTGTGGGTCCTGTTTCTCCCCCCACCGTCTCTACGCATGTCTCTCCTGCGCATCTCTCTCTTGTCCCCGCCACGTGGCATCTCACTCCTCCGCCGCCGACCACCCTATCTCCGTCGACATCGACCGCGCTGAGCTCTACTGCTCTCTCTGTTCCGACCAAGTTTACGACCTCGATTTTGATTGTGCTGTCGTCATTGCACACCTCACCGCCGGCGCCCACCGGAAAATCAAGAATGTGGTAAAACGACGTCGTATTGAGTATTGTAATTGGGTTTCTGATTTAGAACAAAAAAGGGTAATTGAAAATGGGGCAGTTGTGTTGCCTGAAATTGATAGTGAAAATGTGCCTTATGGACTAAAAGGGCTGAATAATCTCGGAAATACGTGTTTCATGAATTCGGTATTGCAGGCATTGCTTCATACTCCGCCTTTACGGAACTATTATTTGAGTGATAGGCATAATAGGTTTTTTTGTAATGAGGGGAATGGCAAGACCGCGAAAAAATTGTGTCTTTCGTGTGATTTGGATGAGATTTTCGGGAATGTGTATTCGGGGGATAGGGCTTCTTACAGCCCTGCTAAGTTTTTATACAG TTGGTGGCAACATGCTGCAAACTTAGCAAGTTATGAACAGCAGGATGCACATGAGTTTTTTATTTCTATGCTTGACGGGATTCATGAAAAGGTGGATAAGGACAAGCGTAAACCTAATAGTCAAG GTAGTGGAGATTGTTGCATTGCTCATAAAGTATTCTCTGGTATCTTGCGATCTGATGTTATGTGTACAGCTTGTGGTTTTACATCTACAACATATGATCCATGTGTCGACATTTCACTAGATTTGGAACCAAATCATGGTGGCCAAACAAAAACTACATCTGCAAAATCACATACTTCGTGCAACGGTGAGCCAGTTGCCACCAATGCAAGCCAAATCAGTGGCACGTCTACTCTAATTGGGTGCTTGAAGAGTTTTACCAGACCTGAGAGATTAGGCCCTGACCAAAAGTTTTTCTGCCAGCAATGTAAGGTGAGACAGGAATCGCTCAAACAAATGTCTATCAGGAAACTTCCGCTGGTTTATTGCTTTCATATTAAAAGGTTTGAGCACTCCCCTGTTAGAAATATGTCGCGCAAGGTTGACCGTTATTTACAGTTCCCATTCTCATTAAACATGGGACCATATCTTTCCTCATCTATTTTGAGAAGTAGATTTGGAAACCGAATTTTCAGTTTTGACGGGGACGAGCCAGATCCTTCAAATGAAATATCTTGTGAATTTGAGTTGTTTGCAGTCATCACTCATTCTGGTAAATTAGACGCTGGTCATTATTTTACCTATCTGAGGTTGAGTAATCAATGGTATAAGTGTGACGATGCTTGGATCACTCGAGTTAATGAAAACATTGTTAGGTCTTCCCAAGGGTACATGATGTTCTACGTGCAAAAGACGCTTTACTACAAAGCAAGTGAAAAACAAGGGCCCTCTGAGAAACTGCATGAAGTAGGGAATTGTCAAGGATAA
- the LOC141713637 gene encoding heptahelical transmembrane protein 1-like, with translation MSSEDQMDQSQLLTSSTKMIIKKKSQKKKKNKMRKFTESYDLVTFEELPGYMKDNEFIRNYYRANWPLKQALFSVFRWHNETLNVWTHLVGFILFVWLTCSNLIQVPPVVEFLNIFTTWSSPLGSVGNVSLNSKNFFSDTTKLIDLKHSSSFGMDITQPEFEATRWPFFVFLGGSMFCLLSSSICHLFCCHSHPLNILMLRLDYVGIAVMIITSFFPPIYYIFQCSPHWQILYLSGITIMGIFTIITLLSPVFSTNKFRAFRASLFVAMGLFGLIPAVHAMIVNWNEPSRNVLLGYELAMALSYLIGTLFYVTRVPERWRPGWFDLAGHSHQIFHVFVIMGALSHYGAALVFLDFRSRIGCETNM, from the exons ATGTCAAGTGAAGATCAAATGGATCAGAGCCAGTTGTTAACTAGTTCTACCAAGATGATCATCAAGAAGAAGAGCcagaagaaaaagaagaacaaGATGAGAAAGTTTACAGAGAGTTATGATCTTGTCACATTTGAGGAGTTGCCAGGTTACATGAAAGATAATGAGTTTATTCGGAATTATTATCGAGCTAATTGGCCTCTTAAACAAGCTCTCTTCAGCGTTTTCCGGTGGCATAATGAGACTCTCAACGTTTGGAC GCATCTGGTTGGATTTATACTATTCGTCTGGTTGACATGCTCGAATCTGATACAGGTCCCTCCTGTGGTCGAGTTTCTCAATATTTTCACCACCTG GTCTTCTCCATTAGGTTCAGTTGGGAATGTTTCTCTTAATTCCAAGAATTTCTTCTCT GATACAACAAAACTGATTGACTTGAAGCACTCATCGTCTTTTGGTATGGACATTACACAACCAGAATTTGAAGCTACACGGTGGCCATTCTTTGTATTTCTTGGAGGCTCGATGTTCTGCCTACTGTCAAGCAGCATTTGCCACCTCTTTTGCTGCCATTCCCACCCCTTAAACATCTTAATGCTCCGACTAGACTACGTTGGAATTGCAGTCATGATCATCACCTCTTTTTTCCCTCCAATCTACTACATCTTCCAGTGTTCCCCACACTGGCAAATTCTGTACCTTAGTGGGATCACAATCATGGGCATTTTCACTATCATAACATTGCTGTCACCAGTATTCTCAACAAATAAATTCCGCGCATTCAGAGCCTCACTCTTTGTGGCAATGGGGCTGTTTGGCCTAATACCTGCAGTTCACGCGATGATAGTGAACTGGAATGAGCCTAGCAGGAATGTATTACTTGGCTACGAACTGGCTATGGCGCTATCGTATCTGATAGGCACACTCTTCTACGTTACTCGGGTTCCTGAGAGGTGGAGGCCCGGGTGGTTTGATCTAGCCGGACACAGCCACCAGATATTTCATGTGTTTGTAATCATGGGCGCATTGTCACATTATGGTGCTGCACTAGTTTTTCTTGATTTTCGCAGTAGGATTGGCTGTGAAACCAACATGTAA